The region TGCTGCCGCCCCGCGCGGACAGTGTGCTGCCGCCGCCCATCGAGCTGCCGCCGTCCGACACCGACCTGATCGGGCGGATGCGCTCGGGCGACGACACGGCGTACGAGGAGCTGTACCGGCGCCACGCCGACGCCGTACGCCGGTACGCGCGCACCTGCTGCCGTGACGGCCACACCGCCGACGACCTGACCGCCGAGGTCTTCGCCCGCATGCTCCAGGCGGTGCGCGGCGGCAGCGGCCCCGAGTACGCCGTACGCGCCTATCTGCTCACCACCGTCCGCCGGGTCGCCGCGAACTGGACGACGTCGGCGAAGCGCGAGCAACTGGTCGACGACTTCGCGGTGTTCGCGGCGCAGGCCGCGCGCGGCTTCGAGGTGGCCGCCGACCACGACACGCTGGATCTCGGCGCCGAGGTCCGCGCGATGCACGAGGCCGAGCGGTCCATGGCCATGCAGGCGTTCCGGTCGCTGCCCGAGCGGTGGCAGGCCGTGCTGTGGCACACCGAGGTCGAGGACGAGTCGCCGAGCGAGGTCGCCACGCTGTTCGGGCTGGACGCCAACGGCACGCGCGTGCTCGCCAGCCGGGCCCGCGAAGGGCTCAAGCAGGCCTACCTCCAGGCCCACGTCAGCGCCACCCTCGTCACCGACGAGGAGTGCTCCCGCTACGCCGACCGGCTCGGCGCGTACGCCCGCGGGGGTCTGCGCACCCGGGCCGAACGGGGGCTGCGCAAGCACCTGGAGGAGTGCGCCAGGTGCCGGCTGGCCGCGGGCCAGATCAAGGAGGTCGCCAGCGGCATCCCCGCCGTCGTACCGCTCGCGGTCATCGGCTGGTTCGGCGCCGCCGGGTACGCCAAGGTGGCCGCGCTGGTCGCCGGGGGCGCCGGAGCGGGTGCGGTGGGCGTCGGTGGTGCGGCGGCCGCGGCGAGCGGCTCGTCGTCCGGCGGGGCCGGGGGCGGCGCGGCGGTCTCGGAGGGGCTGGGCGCGCCGGTGAAGGCGGGGATCGCGGCGGGGGTCGTCGCCGTCGGGATCGCGGCGGTGGTGTTCGCGCTGGCCGGTGACCAGGTCCCGGAGAAGCCGGTTGCCCAGCCGGCCCCGTCCGCGCCCGTGAGCCGGCCGGAGGCACCGATGCCTCCCCCGAGCCCGGCGCCGGCCGAGCGGGAACCCGACCCGATCGTCCCGGCACTGGCCCCGGCCCAGGCGCCCGCACCCACCCCGAGCCCGAGCCCCAGCCCCACCCCGACTCCGTCCCGGACGCCCACCCCGAGCCCCACCCCGACACCGACGCCCAGCCCACCCCCGACTCCGACGCCCACGCCCACCCCGACGCCTCCTCCCCCGCCTCCCCCGCCGCCGGCCCCTGCCGACTACCCGTGGAACGAGTTGGAGTACGGCATCACCGGCGACGGCACCAAGCCCGAGATGCGGCTCGGCGAGAGCAGTTGGGTGTGGCAGCGGTGGGGGGTGGCGATCGCGGACAAGCAGTACGCGCGCGGGGTGACCGTCCACGGGCAGTCCTCGGTCACCGTCGATCTCAACCGCGACTGTGCCTCGTACGACGCCCTCGTCGGTGTCGACGACATGATGCTGGGAGTCGGCCAGGTCCGCTTCTCGGTGTTCGCCGACGGGATGC is a window of Streptomyces sp. B21-083 DNA encoding:
- a CDS encoding sigma-70 family RNA polymerase sigma factor, whose protein sequence is MSVDGRDESPGDGGPEAGGGLTSPQVPNQGGPGGVQYLGGSVDGAEYPEYLDDPLENVPAQRGGSLLPPRADSVLPPPIELPPSDTDLIGRMRSGDDTAYEELYRRHADAVRRYARTCCRDGHTADDLTAEVFARMLQAVRGGSGPEYAVRAYLLTTVRRVAANWTTSAKREQLVDDFAVFAAQAARGFEVAADHDTLDLGAEVRAMHEAERSMAMQAFRSLPERWQAVLWHTEVEDESPSEVATLFGLDANGTRVLASRAREGLKQAYLQAHVSATLVTDEECSRYADRLGAYARGGLRTRAERGLRKHLEECARCRLAAGQIKEVASGIPAVVPLAVIGWFGAAGYAKVAALVAGGAGAGAVGVGGAAAAASGSSSGGAGGGAAVSEGLGAPVKAGIAAGVVAVGIAAVVFALAGDQVPEKPVAQPAPSAPVSRPEAPMPPPSPAPAEREPDPIVPALAPAQAPAPTPSPSPSPTPTPSRTPTPSPTPTPTPSPPPTPTPTPTPTPPPPPPPPPAPADYPWNELEYGITGDGTKPEMRLGESSWVWQRWGVAIADKQYARGVTVHGQSSVTVDLNRDCASYDALVGVDDMMLGVGQVRFSVFADGMRMWQSGSVRGGQEAVPVHVDLTGHRTIRLVVEPHSPFDSVVLADWAESRFMCR